From the Natrarchaeobaculum aegyptiacum genome, one window contains:
- a CDS encoding ester cyclase encodes MAKPSTHETNKEIVSRWWSEYWGEPNPDIVDELAADDIRWYYPLAGEVQGREEVKKRIIGYKQRFPEGRFELTDELIAEGDRVVALWEGGGTHTGRSWELPLGSLPEASGEKAQYTGTTVFTVRDGQIIEEYGQADYFGVMQQLGLIEPQTD; translated from the coding sequence ATGGCAAAACCCTCGACACATGAAACGAATAAAGAGATTGTCTCACGCTGGTGGTCCGAGTACTGGGGCGAACCGAACCCCGACATCGTCGACGAACTCGCCGCAGATGACATTCGGTGGTACTACCCACTGGCCGGTGAAGTGCAAGGACGTGAAGAAGTCAAGAAACGCATTATTGGATATAAGCAGCGGTTCCCAGAAGGGAGGTTTGAGCTTACCGACGAACTGATCGCTGAAGGCGACCGAGTGGTCGCCCTCTGGGAGGGAGGTGGGACACACACCGGCCGCTCTTGGGAGCTTCCACTAGGCAGCCTCCCGGAGGCCTCCGGTGAGAAGGCACAGTATACGGGCACGACAGTATTCACTGTGCGAGACGGTCAAATCATCGAAGAGTATGGGCAGGCTGATTATTTCGGGGTGATGCAACAGCTCGGCCTCATTGAACCACAGACCGACTAG
- a CDS encoding signal recognition particle protein Srp54, giving the protein MVLDDLGSSLRGTLDKLRGKSRISEEDVEEVVKEIQRSLLAADVDVSLVMELSDSIKERSLEEEPPAGTPARDFVLRIVYEELVDLIGDSTELPLEDQTILLAGLQGSGKTTSAAKMAWWFSTKGLRPAVIQTDTFRPGAYDQAKEMCERAEVDFYGNPDNDDPVDIARKGLEETSDAEVHIVDTAGRHALEDDLIDEIEQIEGVVEPDTSLLVLDAAIGQGAKEQASQFDESIGIDGVVITKLDGTAKGGGALTAVDQTDSSIAFLGTGEEVQDVERFEPNGFISRLLGMGDLSQLAERVERAMQETDIEEDDWDPEDMLQGNFTLNDMQKQMEAMNNMGPLDQVLDMIPGFGGGIKDQLPDDAMDVTQDRMQKFTVIMDSMTDAEKEYPKAVGASQIERIARGSGTSEDDVRELLQQYKMMERTIKQFQNMGSEQEMQRMMKQMEQQGGGGGGLGGMGPF; this is encoded by the coding sequence ATGGTACTCGACGATCTCGGGAGTTCGCTGCGGGGCACCCTCGACAAACTCCGCGGGAAGTCCCGAATCAGCGAGGAGGACGTCGAGGAGGTCGTCAAGGAGATCCAGCGGTCGCTGCTGGCGGCCGACGTCGACGTCTCGCTCGTGATGGAACTGTCGGACAGCATCAAGGAGCGATCGCTCGAGGAAGAACCCCCGGCTGGCACCCCGGCCCGGGATTTCGTCCTCCGCATCGTCTACGAGGAACTGGTCGACCTCATCGGCGACTCGACGGAGTTGCCACTCGAGGATCAGACCATCCTGCTCGCCGGCCTGCAGGGGTCTGGGAAGACCACCTCCGCCGCGAAGATGGCCTGGTGGTTCTCGACGAAGGGGCTCCGACCCGCCGTGATCCAGACCGACACCTTCCGACCCGGTGCGTACGACCAGGCAAAGGAGATGTGCGAGCGCGCGGAGGTCGACTTCTACGGCAACCCCGACAACGACGACCCCGTCGACATCGCCCGGAAAGGCCTCGAGGAGACGAGCGACGCCGAGGTCCACATCGTGGACACCGCGGGTCGCCACGCGCTCGAGGACGACCTGATCGACGAGATCGAACAGATCGAGGGCGTCGTCGAGCCCGACACCTCCCTGCTGGTGCTCGACGCCGCGATCGGGCAAGGTGCGAAAGAGCAGGCGAGCCAGTTCGACGAGTCGATCGGCATCGACGGCGTCGTCATCACCAAGCTCGACGGGACGGCGAAAGGTGGCGGTGCGCTGACTGCCGTCGACCAGACCGACTCGTCGATCGCCTTCCTCGGCACCGGTGAGGAGGTTCAGGACGTCGAACGCTTCGAGCCAAACGGCTTCATCTCGCGGCTGCTCGGGATGGGGGACCTCTCCCAGCTCGCCGAACGCGTCGAGCGCGCGATGCAGGAGACCGACATCGAGGAAGACGACTGGGACCCCGAGGACATGTTGCAGGGCAACTTCACCCTGAACGACATGCAAAAACAGATGGAGGCGATGAACAACATGGGGCCGCTCGATCAGGTGCTCGACATGATCCCCGGCTTCGGCGGCGGGATCAAAGACCAGCTTCCCGACGACGCGATGGACGTCACCCAGGACCGGATGCAGAAGTTCACCGTCATCATGGACTCGATGACCGACGCCGAAAAGGAGTACCCCAAGGCCGTTGGCGCGAGTCAGATCGAGCGCATCGCCCGCGGCTCGGGCACCAGCGAAGACGACGTCCGCGAACTCCTCCAGCAGTACAAGATGATGGAACGGACCATCAAGCAGTTCCAGAACATGGGCTCCGAACAGGAGATGCAGCGCATGATGAAACAGATGGAACAGCAAGGCGGCGGTGGCGGCGGCCTCGGCGGCATGGGGCCGTTCTGA
- a CDS encoding MaoC/PaaZ C-terminal domain-containing protein, with protein MHDAIPVSEIMVTDVVTLPTDAAVPDAALEMRDAGVSSVVVTDADVDTAVPVGIVTEGDFATELCRHPDMGDLELEAVMSTPLETIEPGASIVEAVSALRDADLEHLPVVADSDPGAVGGSTLEGIVTTTELTYYVPHLVHRRRTRAQQPPRQQVRTDTLYERDDWQFEYRGADESTVSVGDVARFSKAITADDVEAFAEVTGDTNRVHLDEAYAVESRFGEPIAHGVLANGVVSATLARLPGLTIYLSQESSFLAPVSIGDRVTATCEVTEELGGSRYRVDTVVTDGEGTVALEGDAVVLVDELPESADLEP; from the coding sequence ATGCACGACGCGATTCCGGTTTCGGAGATTATGGTCACGGACGTGGTCACCCTGCCGACGGACGCCGCGGTGCCCGATGCCGCCCTCGAGATGCGCGATGCGGGCGTCAGTTCGGTCGTCGTTACCGACGCCGATGTCGATACGGCTGTGCCCGTGGGAATCGTCACGGAAGGCGACTTCGCCACCGAACTCTGTCGCCACCCCGATATGGGCGACCTCGAGCTCGAGGCGGTGATGTCGACGCCACTCGAGACGATCGAACCCGGCGCGTCGATCGTCGAGGCTGTCTCGGCGTTACGGGACGCTGATCTCGAACATTTGCCGGTGGTGGCCGACAGTGATCCCGGCGCTGTCGGCGGCTCCACCCTCGAAGGGATCGTTACGACGACAGAACTCACCTACTACGTGCCCCACCTGGTCCATCGACGGCGCACTCGAGCGCAACAGCCACCCCGGCAGCAGGTGCGGACGGACACGTTGTACGAGCGTGACGACTGGCAGTTCGAGTACCGCGGCGCAGACGAATCCACGGTTTCGGTCGGGGACGTCGCCCGGTTTTCGAAGGCGATCACCGCCGATGACGTCGAGGCGTTCGCCGAGGTGACGGGCGATACGAATCGGGTGCACCTCGACGAGGCGTACGCAGTCGAGAGCCGATTTGGCGAGCCGATCGCCCACGGTGTCCTCGCAAACGGCGTCGTCAGCGCGACGCTGGCCCGGCTACCGGGGCTGACGATCTATCTCTCACAGGAGAGTAGCTTCCTCGCACCCGTCTCGATCGGCGACCGTGTCACCGCGACCTGCGAGGTCACCGAGGAACTGGGTGGCTCGAGATACCGGGTCGACACGGTCGTTACCGACGGCGAGGGGACGGTGGCACTCGAGGGTGATGCAGTGGTACTGGTCGACGAGTTGCCCGAGAGCGCCGACCTCGAGCCGTAA
- a CDS encoding AAA family ATPase: MHVIGTVGLPGSGKGEAATVAREEGIPVVTMGDVVRQETADRGLDPSKDHGTVAQALREENGPTAIAERSLPMIEDRLENHDAVVVDGIRSDTEVDVFEERFDEAFTLVSIEAPFDLRAERIDARGRDAGENDGGEALADRDERERGFGMDDAMERADVVVENTDTLEAFHDRIRKVIREGPSVASESDQLDDEPTEARQP, encoded by the coding sequence ATGCACGTCATCGGAACGGTGGGGTTGCCCGGGAGCGGCAAGGGCGAGGCAGCCACCGTCGCGCGTGAGGAGGGAATTCCCGTGGTGACGATGGGCGACGTCGTTCGCCAGGAGACGGCCGATCGCGGCCTCGACCCGTCAAAAGATCACGGGACGGTCGCCCAGGCGTTGCGCGAAGAGAACGGGCCGACGGCGATCGCCGAGCGCTCGCTGCCGATGATCGAGGACCGCCTCGAGAATCACGATGCGGTCGTGGTCGACGGCATTCGATCGGATACCGAGGTGGACGTCTTCGAGGAGCGATTCGACGAGGCGTTCACGCTCGTGAGTATCGAGGCCCCCTTCGACCTGCGGGCCGAGCGGATCGACGCCCGCGGGCGGGACGCGGGCGAGAACGACGGCGGCGAAGCGCTCGCAGACCGTGACGAACGCGAGCGCGGGTTCGGGATGGACGACGCGATGGAGCGTGCGGACGTCGTCGTCGAGAACACGGACACGCTCGAGGCGTTCCACGACCGGATTCGCAAGGTAATCCGTGAGGGGCCGTCGGTGGCGTCGGAATCCGACCAGCTGGACGACGAACCGACGGAGGCGCGCCAGCCATGA
- a CDS encoding class I SAM-dependent methyltransferase produces MTTDQRSTDPAADADSSSSRRDGATRADGRPRDSDHEAHLERSRRVWNRWSDWYGMSERDFEPIRERAISRLDLHPGDRVLEVGCGPGVNFASVRDKIGSEGRLVGVDYSQDMVENARERVKEHGWENVDVVRADATTVDLDERFDAAIATLSLSVMPDVRAVLETVRRHLVPGAPIIVVDVRPAPSGPLRLLNPLIWRFFRWYANWNPDENVLEALDDTLEECRVVETVMAGTAYTALCRTGERRADVQRADDSHR; encoded by the coding sequence ATGACCACAGATCAGCGGTCGACAGACCCTGCAGCGGATGCCGACTCCTCGAGCAGTCGTCGTGACGGCGCCACTCGAGCCGACGGTCGACCCCGAGATTCAGACCACGAGGCCCACCTCGAGCGAAGCCGTCGGGTGTGGAATCGCTGGAGCGACTGGTACGGGATGAGTGAACGGGACTTCGAACCGATCCGGGAGCGGGCGATTTCCCGGCTGGACCTGCACCCGGGGGATCGCGTGCTCGAGGTGGGCTGTGGACCCGGAGTCAACTTCGCGTCCGTCCGCGACAAGATCGGGTCCGAGGGCCGGCTCGTCGGCGTCGACTACAGTCAGGACATGGTCGAAAACGCGCGCGAGCGCGTCAAGGAGCACGGCTGGGAGAACGTCGACGTCGTCCGGGCGGACGCGACGACGGTCGACCTCGACGAGCGCTTCGACGCCGCCATCGCGACGCTCTCGCTGAGCGTGATGCCCGACGTTCGCGCGGTCCTCGAGACCGTCCGCCGTCACCTCGTCCCCGGTGCACCGATCATCGTGGTGGACGTGAGGCCTGCGCCGAGTGGCCCCCTGCGACTCCTGAACCCGCTCATCTGGCGGTTCTTCCGGTGGTATGCCAACTGGAACCCCGACGAGAACGTGCTCGAGGCCCTCGACGACACACTCGAGGAGTGTCGCGTCGTCGAGACGGTCATGGCCGGAACTGCATATACGGCGCTCTGTCGGACAGGCGAGCGGCGAGCCGACGTCCAGCGAGCCGACGACTCCCACCGCTAG
- the hisB gene encoding imidazoleglycerol-phosphate dehydratase HisB has protein sequence MNESASANGDENEARTATVTRETGETEIECTLAVDGTGTADVETGIGFFDHMLTALAKHGFFDLELTCDGDLEVDDHHTVEDVAIVVGTALDEALGDRSGIVRYADRRVPLDEAVASAVVDVSGRPRFYFEGSFSQDTVGEFTSDMARHFGESLAMNAGLTLHVAVDGENAHHEVEALFKALARTLDDATRIDERREGTPSTKGTLDG, from the coding sequence ATGAACGAGAGTGCGAGCGCGAACGGTGACGAGAACGAGGCCCGTACGGCCACCGTCACCCGCGAGACCGGTGAAACCGAGATCGAGTGCACGCTCGCCGTCGACGGCACCGGCACCGCCGACGTCGAGACCGGAATCGGATTTTTCGATCACATGCTCACGGCACTGGCCAAACACGGCTTCTTCGACCTCGAGCTCACCTGCGACGGCGACCTCGAGGTCGACGACCACCACACCGTCGAGGACGTCGCGATCGTCGTCGGGACGGCACTGGACGAGGCGCTGGGTGACCGTTCCGGGATCGTCCGGTACGCAGACCGGCGGGTTCCACTGGACGAGGCCGTCGCGAGCGCCGTCGTCGACGTCAGTGGTCGCCCCCGGTTTTACTTCGAGGGCTCGTTCTCCCAGGACACCGTCGGCGAGTTCACGAGCGATATGGCCCGCCACTTCGGTGAGTCACTCGCGATGAACGCCGGCCTGACCCTCCACGTCGCCGTCGACGGCGAGAACGCACACCACGAAGTCGAGGCGCTGTTCAAGGCCCTCGCCCGGACGCTCGACGACGCCACGCGGATCGACGAACGACGGGAGGGAACGCCGAGCACCAAAGGGACGCTCGACGGCTGA
- a CDS encoding type II toxin-antitoxin system HicB family antitoxin produces MSSEEPDTEPVALEDVDVEPADYEALADADVRLRVNDHGLYIADDLETSVSSQGQSPGAAIENLAEAVDSYLESRTDETGDDWL; encoded by the coding sequence ATGAGTTCCGAGGAACCCGACACCGAACCCGTCGCCCTCGAGGACGTCGACGTCGAGCCGGCCGACTACGAGGCGCTCGCCGACGCCGACGTCCGCCTGCGCGTCAACGACCACGGCCTCTACATCGCCGACGACCTCGAGACCAGCGTCTCGAGCCAGGGGCAGTCGCCCGGCGCGGCGATCGAGAACCTTGCCGAGGCGGTCGACTCCTACCTCGAATCGAGGACGGACGAGACGGGCGACGACTGGCTCTGA
- a CDS encoding IMPACT family protein encodes MSGTYQTLEGPATASFAVQGSEFIGHARPADSVAAAESFVDAVSEEYADATHNVPAYRVRADADGDLLREYSSDAGEPSGSAGKPALNVLAQQDIENCAVVVTRYYGGTNLGVGGLVRAYSRAVKEAVEEAGIVEERPHERVAITVAYDDSGTVRGILESEGLEFDADYEAEVSFEVRVPLAESDALRDRLRSATSGRVDLS; translated from the coding sequence GTGAGCGGAACCTACCAGACCCTCGAGGGACCGGCCACGGCCTCGTTCGCCGTCCAGGGCTCGGAATTCATCGGCCACGCTCGCCCCGCCGACAGCGTCGCGGCAGCCGAATCCTTCGTCGACGCCGTCAGCGAGGAGTACGCCGACGCGACCCACAACGTCCCCGCCTACCGCGTCCGGGCCGACGCCGACGGCGACCTGCTACGCGAATACTCGAGCGACGCGGGCGAACCCTCCGGTTCGGCTGGCAAACCCGCGTTGAACGTCCTCGCCCAGCAGGACATAGAGAACTGCGCCGTGGTCGTCACCCGCTACTACGGCGGGACGAACCTCGGGGTGGGTGGACTCGTCCGGGCCTATTCCCGTGCAGTGAAGGAGGCCGTCGAGGAAGCCGGAATCGTCGAGGAACGCCCCCACGAACGCGTGGCGATTACGGTCGCCTACGACGACTCCGGGACCGTCCGCGGGATTCTGGAAAGTGAGGGCCTCGAGTTCGACGCCGACTACGAGGCCGAGGTCAGCTTCGAGGTACGGGTCCCACTCGCAGAGAGCGACGCCCTTCGGGACCGACTCCGGAGCGCGACGAGCGGACGCGTGGACCTATCCTGA
- a CDS encoding amino acid-binding protein produces MFDEIMEKFEGSPSQQAVIRLLLERGFSVNDDGRVVSGGIEIPNTGIAREIDVDRRVVDSTTDVILEDPELRRIFQNISQVPSLMDLAPVLDLTVLSITVHDAEAEGIVAGVTGTLADHGVSIRQTISEDPEFTDEPKLYLVTDHDLSGEVITDIRDLEFVRKIELQ; encoded by the coding sequence ATGTTCGACGAGATCATGGAGAAATTCGAGGGGTCGCCGAGCCAGCAGGCCGTGATTCGGCTGCTGCTCGAGCGCGGCTTTTCGGTCAACGACGATGGCCGAGTCGTCTCCGGGGGGATCGAAATACCGAACACCGGCATCGCCCGCGAGATCGACGTCGATCGCCGCGTCGTCGACTCGACCACGGACGTCATCCTCGAGGACCCGGAACTGCGCCGGATCTTCCAGAACATCTCCCAGGTGCCCAGCCTGATGGACCTCGCGCCCGTCCTCGACCTGACGGTCCTTTCGATCACGGTCCACGATGCCGAGGCGGAGGGAATCGTCGCTGGCGTCACCGGGACGCTCGCCGACCACGGCGTCTCGATCCGCCAGACGATCAGCGAGGATCCGGAGTTCACCGACGAACCCAAACTCTACCTGGTCACCGACCACGACCTCTCCGGCGAGGTCATCACCGACATTCGCGACCTCGAGTTCGTGCGCAAGATCGAACTACAGTAG
- a CDS encoding IS110 family transposase: MFIGIDVHKRYSQIAVLDKNGEIVEEVRVENANLDDFAQRYAGSKAALEATSNYYHIHDTLSAYLDVTVANPGELKLISDSDKKTDRVDAKQLARMLRLGSVPESYVPTDEVRQARALVRGRQKLVENRTEYANKIHGLLSDHGITREVKPLSVEGREFLAELSLPAPWDALLESYLELIQVLTEQIESLEAEIEERAGSLKETQLLMTIPGVSYFTALTIYAELGEVNRFDRAKEVVSYFGLNPIIRESGDSRFEGSISKRGSGRVRWLLVQASYTAVHTCEDEYLSRFYNRLARKKNSKTAIVATARKLLVSMYHMLDREEVYDPPGVSA, from the coding sequence ATGTTCATTGGAATCGACGTACACAAGCGGTACTCACAGATCGCAGTACTGGACAAAAACGGTGAGATCGTCGAAGAGGTTCGCGTCGAAAACGCGAACCTCGACGACTTTGCCCAGCGGTACGCTGGGTCCAAAGCCGCGCTTGAAGCCACCAGCAACTACTACCACATCCACGATACGCTTTCAGCGTATCTGGATGTGACTGTCGCTAACCCCGGCGAATTGAAGCTGATCTCTGACTCGGATAAGAAAACTGACCGCGTTGATGCGAAACAACTCGCTCGAATGCTTCGGTTAGGCTCGGTTCCAGAAAGCTACGTTCCAACCGACGAGGTTCGGCAAGCCCGCGCACTCGTGCGCGGGCGCCAGAAACTCGTTGAGAACCGGACTGAGTACGCGAACAAGATCCATGGCTTGTTGAGTGACCACGGTATCACCCGTGAGGTAAAGCCGTTGAGTGTGGAGGGACGAGAGTTCCTGGCGGAACTCTCGCTCCCGGCACCGTGGGACGCGTTGTTGGAGTCGTACCTGGAACTGATTCAGGTGCTCACCGAGCAAATCGAATCGTTAGAAGCAGAGATCGAGGAGCGGGCTGGGTCTCTGAAGGAGACCCAGCTCCTGATGACGATTCCTGGTGTGAGTTACTTTACGGCGTTGACGATTTACGCGGAGTTGGGCGAGGTCAACCGGTTTGACCGGGCCAAGGAAGTTGTTAGCTACTTCGGGTTGAACCCGATAATCCGCGAGTCTGGCGACTCGCGGTTTGAGGGAAGCATCTCGAAGCGAGGGTCAGGACGGGTCCGGTGGCTGCTCGTTCAAGCGTCGTACACAGCGGTTCATACATGCGAAGACGAGTACCTTAGCCGGTTCTACAACCGGTTAGCTCGAAAGAAGAACTCGAAAACAGCGATTGTGGCAACCGCTCGGAAGTTGCTGGTTTCAATGTATCATATGCTGGACCGTGAGGAGGTGTACGATCCACCAGGGGTGAGTGCCTGA
- a CDS encoding DUF7522 family protein: MEGDAIDQTLADELLSVCRTTVGDELRSISYFTEDDLEQLYLRSDLDRTADLVGFAEHERLGFRSQSAYRNSQLGEYEATIRLFENGYLSRVIRGDHGVWVTVDDMSMERFEELTSALESVLESHDVMDVEGE; encoded by the coding sequence ATGGAGGGCGACGCTATCGACCAGACGCTCGCGGACGAACTGCTGTCGGTCTGTCGGACGACGGTTGGCGACGAGCTTCGGAGCATCTCGTACTTTACCGAAGACGACCTCGAACAGCTGTACCTGCGATCTGACCTCGATCGAACGGCGGATCTCGTCGGGTTTGCCGAACACGAGCGGCTTGGCTTTCGCTCGCAGTCGGCGTACCGAAACTCACAGCTCGGGGAGTACGAGGCGACGATTCGACTGTTCGAGAACGGCTACCTGTCGCGAGTGATCCGCGGCGATCACGGCGTCTGGGTGACCGTCGACGACATGTCGATGGAGCGATTCGAAGAGCTGACGAGCGCCCTCGAGTCGGTGCTCGAAAGTCACGACGTAATGGACGTCGAAGGTGAGTGA
- a CDS encoding RNA-binding domain-containing protein, protein MTDVYRVDVEITAPVYDTEVTARVADAITNIFPNAELEESYGEFRGEAHSLEHFSDLLHRQEILDTARGEFFSNREGDVFSFALKKQAAFEGRVNFSVGEPDELGEIAVRVRVDEPTLEEYVDQIAPPTEDGRPIEG, encoded by the coding sequence ATGACCGACGTCTACCGGGTCGACGTCGAGATCACCGCCCCCGTCTACGACACCGAGGTGACGGCCCGGGTTGCAGACGCGATCACCAACATCTTCCCGAACGCGGAACTCGAGGAATCCTACGGCGAGTTCCGCGGTGAGGCCCACTCCCTCGAGCACTTTTCCGATCTCCTGCATCGACAGGAGATCCTCGATACGGCCCGCGGGGAGTTCTTCTCGAATCGCGAGGGGGACGTCTTCTCGTTCGCACTGAAGAAGCAGGCGGCCTTCGAGGGGCGAGTCAATTTCTCGGTCGGCGAACCGGACGAACTCGGCGAAATCGCGGTCCGAGTTCGCGTCGACGAGCCGACGCTCGAGGAGTACGTCGACCAGATCGCGCCGCCGACGGAGGACGGGCGGCCGATCGAGGGCTGA
- a CDS encoding DUF2061 domain-containing protein, whose translation MKLARLFTWSPHQGQLRAIVKTLCYRLFMIMITVGVAWIITGSGTDAVSIGIVTNVTKTFTYYLYERMWDHITWGIDPNPN comes from the coding sequence ATGAAGTTGGCTCGGCTCTTCACGTGGTCTCCCCACCAGGGGCAGCTCCGTGCAATCGTAAAGACACTCTGCTACCGCCTGTTTATGATCATGATTACGGTTGGTGTCGCATGGATCATTACGGGGAGCGGGACTGACGCAGTAAGTATCGGCATCGTCACGAACGTCACCAAGACGTTCACATACTATCTCTACGAGCGAATGTGGGACCACATTACTTGGGGAATTGACCCCAACCCCAACTGA
- a CDS encoding dihydrolipoyl dehydrogenase family protein: MADGDGDSVDGDEIGVAAEDDFDVVVIGGGSGSQVATAAAGCGLETAVIEPGPLGGACITRGCVPSKALLQRAEVAETIRRAGRFGLEASLESVDYGAITAAVHDLVYEKADRQERSLEDADGVTLFRGEGRFVDERTVAIDPVEGGDDDGPRRIQGEHVVIAVGSRPTTPPIDGLEDVDFLTSDDALFLEEQPDSLAVVGGGYVGAELAYFFAALGTEVTVVGRSDRLVPREDEAVSVAVTESLENRCDLYTGYEAAAVSQADGTVTVTAEPVEDTGDGDDGHDEDADPVDLEADALLVAAGRTPNTDTLDLENAGIGADDEGYLETDDRLETGAENVWALGDVLGAEPYKHAADYEAEIVAANVLTESGVLPETADLEREVDYRAMPHAIFTSPEAASVGQTEDELEESGREFESTRVSYDAAPKGLLLDLEAGEAFVKVLSSPDGEILGCHVVGPDAASLLQEVVVAMERGGGTVDDVAGTVHVHPALNEVVLAAFEAAADRDLSTAPDWRDVAGDS, encoded by the coding sequence ATGGCCGATGGCGACGGCGACAGTGTGGACGGGGACGAGATCGGGGTTGCGGCCGAAGACGACTTCGATGTCGTCGTGATCGGCGGCGGCTCCGGCAGTCAGGTCGCGACCGCGGCGGCCGGGTGCGGCCTCGAGACGGCCGTGATCGAACCCGGGCCCCTTGGCGGGGCCTGCATCACTCGCGGCTGCGTCCCTTCGAAGGCCCTCCTGCAGCGGGCCGAGGTCGCCGAGACGATCCGCCGGGCTGGTCGGTTCGGCCTCGAGGCCAGCCTCGAGTCGGTCGACTACGGGGCGATCACGGCCGCGGTCCACGACCTCGTGTACGAGAAGGCCGACCGACAGGAACGCTCGCTCGAGGACGCAGACGGTGTCACCCTGTTCCGCGGTGAGGGGCGGTTCGTCGACGAGCGGACGGTGGCGATCGATCCGGTCGAGGGTGGTGACGACGACGGTCCTCGTCGCATTCAGGGCGAACACGTCGTGATCGCCGTCGGCAGTCGACCCACGACGCCGCCGATCGACGGCCTCGAGGACGTCGACTTCCTGACGAGCGACGACGCGCTCTTTCTCGAGGAGCAACCGGACTCGCTCGCGGTGGTCGGCGGCGGCTACGTTGGCGCCGAACTCGCGTACTTCTTCGCCGCCCTCGGCACCGAGGTGACGGTCGTCGGTCGGAGTGATCGACTCGTTCCCCGAGAGGACGAGGCCGTGAGCGTGGCTGTAACGGAGTCACTCGAGAACCGCTGTGACCTGTACACTGGCTACGAGGCCGCCGCGGTCTCACAGGCAGACGGCACGGTGACAGTCACTGCCGAACCCGTCGAGGACACGGGCGACGGTGACGACGGGCACGACGAGGACGCCGATCCGGTCGACCTCGAGGCCGACGCGCTCCTCGTCGCCGCCGGTCGCACGCCGAACACCGACACCCTCGATCTCGAGAACGCGGGCATCGGGGCCGACGATGAGGGATACCTCGAGACAGACGACCGGCTCGAGACCGGGGCCGAGAACGTCTGGGCGCTCGGTGACGTCCTGGGCGCGGAACCGTACAAACACGCCGCCGATTACGAGGCTGAAATCGTGGCGGCGAACGTGCTCACCGAGTCCGGCGTCCTCCCCGAGACAGCCGACCTCGAGCGCGAAGTCGACTATCGCGCGATGCCACACGCGATCTTCACCAGTCCGGAAGCCGCGAGCGTCGGGCAGACCGAGGACGAACTCGAGGAGTCCGGCCGCGAGTTCGAGTCGACCCGGGTCAGCTACGACGCAGCGCCGAAAGGGCTGCTGCTCGACCTCGAGGCTGGGGAGGCGTTCGTCAAGGTACTCTCGAGCCCCGACGGCGAGATTCTGGGTTGCCACGTCGTCGGCCCGGACGCTGCGTCGCTGCTGCAGGAGGTCGTCGTCGCGATGGAACGGGGTGGGGGGACCGTCGACGACGTGGCCGGGACGGTCCACGTCCACCCGGCGCTGAACGAGGTGGTGCTGGCGGCGTTCGAGGCGGCGGCCGACCGCGACCTCTCGACGGCACCCGACTGGCGTGACGTCGCGGGCGACTCCTGA
- a CDS encoding GNAT family N-acetyltransferase translates to MPLDVRCAVPDDAAAIREIARKSWHAAYDPILGEETVTETINQWYALENLKASIAESHAREDAVCLIAEEADEPVGFVHAGPHRDRPAVASLNRIYVRPDRWGEGSGTALLEHVQDSLRGEYDRLYLAVLADNEVGVSFYESASFKRIRTQDSDLKPEVKEYVYTKPL, encoded by the coding sequence GTGCCTCTGGACGTTCGATGTGCAGTCCCGGACGACGCGGCGGCAATCCGTGAAATTGCTCGTAAGAGCTGGCACGCCGCCTACGACCCGATCCTCGGAGAGGAGACCGTCACGGAGACGATCAACCAGTGGTACGCACTTGAGAACCTCAAGGCGTCGATTGCGGAGTCACATGCCCGTGAAGACGCCGTCTGCCTGATCGCCGAGGAAGCGGACGAACCCGTCGGCTTCGTGCATGCCGGTCCGCACCGCGATCGGCCAGCGGTCGCATCGCTGAACCGGATCTACGTCCGTCCCGACCGGTGGGGCGAAGGAAGTGGTACGGCGCTGCTCGAGCACGTCCAAGACTCCCTTCGCGGAGAATACGATCGGCTGTACCTTGCCGTCCTTGCGGACAACGAGGTGGGCGTCTCGTTCTACGAATCGGCAAGCTTCAAACGGATCAGAACCCAGGATAGCGACCTGAAACCGGAAGTCAAGGAGTACGTTTATACGAAACCACTCTGA